A window from Methylocystis sp. MJC1 encodes these proteins:
- a CDS encoding NAD(P)H-dependent glycerol-3-phosphate dehydrogenase, with protein MTRENIAVLGAGAWGVALANVAAQGRQRVALWAHDPGHAETLARDRENRRHLPGLPLAHAVAPTSDLACVADAHIVLAVVPAQAVREVARAVRPHVAEGAAFVICAKGIERDRRHFMSEVVAEELPQARPAVLSGPSFAADVCKGLPTAVTLAAPDETLAQKLCEALSTKTFRLYRSTDIRGVEIGGAAKNVFAIAAGMAAGRRLGASAQAALIARSFAELTRLGRVLGARSETLMGLSGLGDLVLTCGSAQSRNFAFGQALGQGTAVKDASGGKLTEGAFTARVLVEMAQKEGVEMPIAEAVDAILSSRLSVDSAIEALLMRPLKAEV; from the coding sequence ATGACGCGCGAAAATATCGCAGTTCTCGGCGCTGGCGCCTGGGGGGTGGCGCTCGCCAATGTCGCCGCGCAAGGACGCCAGCGCGTCGCCTTGTGGGCGCACGACCCCGGCCACGCGGAGACTCTCGCACGGGATCGAGAGAATAGACGGCATCTCCCCGGGTTGCCGCTCGCTCATGCGGTTGCGCCGACGAGCGATCTCGCCTGCGTCGCAGACGCGCATATCGTGCTCGCCGTCGTGCCGGCTCAGGCCGTGCGGGAAGTGGCGCGGGCGGTGCGCCCTCATGTTGCGGAAGGCGCCGCTTTCGTCATTTGCGCCAAGGGGATCGAGCGCGATCGTCGGCACTTCATGAGCGAGGTTGTCGCCGAGGAGCTGCCGCAAGCGCGGCCGGCCGTCCTCTCCGGCCCGAGCTTCGCGGCCGATGTCTGCAAGGGGCTGCCGACCGCCGTGACGCTCGCCGCTCCGGATGAGACGCTGGCGCAGAAGCTTTGCGAAGCGCTCTCGACCAAGACTTTTCGGCTCTATCGCTCGACTGACATTCGGGGCGTGGAGATCGGCGGCGCGGCAAAGAATGTCTTCGCCATTGCGGCGGGCATGGCCGCGGGGCGCCGGCTCGGCGCGAGCGCGCAGGCCGCGCTCATTGCGCGCAGCTTCGCCGAGCTTACGCGGCTCGGACGTGTGCTCGGCGCCAGAAGCGAGACGCTGATGGGGCTCTCCGGGCTCGGCGATCTGGTGCTGACCTGCGGCTCCGCGCAGTCGCGGAATTTTGCCTTCGGCCAGGCGTTGGGGCAGGGCACCGCCGTCAAGGACGCTTCCGGCGGCAAGCTGACCGAAGGCGCCTTCACGGCGCGGGTCCTGGTCGAGATGGCGCAGAAGGAAGGCGTCGAAATGCCGATCGCCGAGGCGGTCGACGCCATATTGTCGTCGCGCCTCAGCGTCGATTCGGCGATCGAGGCGCTTCTTATGCGGCCGCTGAAAGCGGAGGTCTGA